In the Stakelama saccharophila genome, TTGCCGTCGGCGTGTACACCGCCGCCAGGATGATGCCGGCGGGACGTCGGGTCGCGAAACAGGGAGATGATGATGGGACGGATGCTGGCCTTCGGCGAAGTGATGCTGCGTCTGTCGCCGCCCGATCGTCAGCTCCTCCTCCAGACTCCCGCACTCGATGTCTGGACCGCGGGTGCGGAGGCGAACGTCGCGACCGCGCTGGCGCTGCTGGACCATGACGTGGCGCTGGCGACGGCGCTGCCCGAAAACGCGCTCGGCGACGCGGCCGAGCGGACTCTGCGCGGGCTCGGCGTCGACTGTCGGCATGTCCTTCGGCGGCCGGGGCGGATGGGATTATACTACGTCACGCCCGGCGCCGGATTGCGGCCGACCGATGTCATCTACGACCGCGCGCATTCCGCCTTTGCCGAGGCGCCGGTGCGCGCGTGGGACTGGGACGCGCTGCTCGACGGCGTGGATCACCTGCATTTGTCGGGCATCACCCCGGCGCTGGGGCCGGTACCGGCGGAGGCCGCACTGGCGGCGGTCGAGGCGGCCGGCGCGCGCGACATCACCATTTCGTTCGACGGCAATTACCGCGCGCGGCTGTGGAAACGCTGGGACAGCAATCCGCGCGCCGTCCTTTCCAGGCTGGTGGGGGCCGCGCACATCCTGTTCGGCAACCACCGCGACATCGCGCTGCTGCTCGACCGCGATTTCGGTGGGGAGGGCGAGGATCGGCGCCGCGCATCGGCCGATGCGGCGTTCGCCGCCTTTCCCAGGCTGCGCATCATCGCCTCGACCGCGCGGCATGTGGTCGATTCCGGCCATCACCGGCTGTCGGCACGCATTGACGCCCGCGACGGTCACGCGCAGACGCAAGAGATCGCGCTGACGGGCATCGTCGATCGCATCGGCGGCGGGGACGCCTTTGCAGCCGGGGTGCTGGACGCCTTGCGGAACGGACGGTCGATCGAGGCGGCGGCGGCGAACGGGCTGGCGCTCACCAGCCTGAAGCATTCGCTGCCCGGCGACGCCAGCCTGTTCCGGCGCGCCGATCTGGACGGGTTCGTCGCCGGCGGGGTCGACGTGAAGCGCTGACGGTGCGTGCGGGCCAGGATGGAATGCGGCTTTCGGCCCTTCGATTTGGCGGTGTCGCATACGCACGGTGATCTGTTCGTCGGGAATGACAGCGGCGCGCGATGCCGGTACGATCGGCTCCAAAAGCAGACAGGAGAGAAAGAGCATGACCGCCGCCGCTCCGAAACTCTATCGCGCGATCATTGATACGCTGCAGGAAGAGATCACGAGCGGTAAGTACCGGCCCGGCGAACGGTTGCCGCCCGAACGCGAACTGGTCGAGCGGTTCGACGTAAGCCGCCTGACGCTGCGCGAGGCGATGATCGGCATGGAGATCATGGGGCTGGTCGAGGCGCGCCGCGGCTCCGGCGTCTATGTCACCGAACGGCCGGGGGCGACGGTATCGCCGTCCGACCTCGACATCGGCGCGTTCGAACTTACCGAGGCGCGTCGGCTGGTCGAGGGGGAAGCGGCGGCGCTTGCGGCGGTGACGGCCGATCCCGCGGACGTCGCGGAGCTGCGCGAAATACTCGACCAGATGATCGCGGAGAACGAGCGGGAGCTGCACGATGAGGTCGCCGATCGCGATTTCCACCTGCGCATCGCCCAGGCAACGCGCAACGCCGCGATCGTGCTGTTGATGAAAACGCTGTGGGATGTGCGGCACCGGTCGCCACTGTGCGAGAAGATGCTCGAACGGTCGCGGCGCTCGGGGGTGAAGCCACGCATCGACGATCACCGCGCGATCGTCGATGCCATCGCCGCGGCCGATGCGCATGGCGCGCGCAAGGCGATGCGGGATCATCTCGGCCGGGTGATCGACAACCTGCTGGCTGCGACGGAAATGGACGGGATCGAACGGGTCAGGGCGGAGGCGGCCGAGCTTCGCGAACGGGCCGGGCGCTTCGCCGCGATATAGGACTTGGCGACCACGCCTGCCTGGCCGCCGTGCCTGTGCAACCTGCCTGATAACTTCGGCGTCGTGATGGCGCCCGAACGGAATCGGGGATCGGATGCATGACGGCAAGCGACGGGCGTGTCGCAGGGATGTTGCCGCCGCGATCCGCATTTGCGACGTGCGCGTGATCGTCACCTGTCCGGGATGCAATTTCGCCACGCTCAGGAATGCCGCGCGCTTCCTCATCACGGTCGTGCGGCGCACGGGCGCCTCCATCCCGCGGCCGGGCGGATGTTGCAATCGGGCGCACACCGACTAGACCGCCGACGATGCTCGCGCTCGGCTGCCTCTTCCCGGTCCTGTTCTTCATCGGCGGCGCGATTCTCGGTGCGATCTGGTTCGGCGAGCAGGGCTCGATCTGGGGCGCGATCGCCGGACTGGTGCTCGGGACATTGGCGCCGCTCGTGATGTTCTGGGCCTTTGCGGGCGCGCGGAAGAAGAAGACCGACAAGCGCTGACGGGCGGCCGCGCCTTGCGGAACAGGACGTTCCGTTCGTGCGGCTCGAGTTCGGTCGCCCGCTCCATTTGCAATGGCGGACCCGCTCACCCTTTCCCAAACCGCCCCCCCTTGCTACAGGCTCGCCTCGAATCTCGTATTCGCCAGTTTTCCGCCAGCGTATCGGCGTGGAGGACCTCTGATCAGCGCGGCTCCTTCGGGCCAGCGGCCGGTCACGGACCCTCCCGCCGATCCCAGCGTTGGCAAGGCAACAGACAAGGGAAGGAACACCCCGATATGACCGCCATCGGCAAGGACACGCTCGGCACCCGCGACACGCTAAAGGTCGGCGGCACGGAATATGCCTATTACTCGCTGGCCAGGGCCGCGGAAAAGCTCGGCGACATCTCCCGCCTGCCCTTTTCGATGAAGGTGCTTCTCGAAAACATGCTGCGCTTCGACGACGGCACGACCGTCACGCCCGAGGACGCGCAGGCCATCGTCGACTGGCAGAAGGACTGCCGCTCCGACCGCGAGATCCAGTATCGCCCCGCCCGCGTCCTGATGCAGGACTTCACCGGTGTTCCCTGCGTCGTCGACCTCGCGGCGATGCGCGACGCCATCAAGACGCTGGGCGGCAATGCCGAGAAGATCAATCCGCAGGTTCCCTGCCATCTCGTTATCGACCACTCGGTCATGGTCGACGAATTCGGCACGCCCAAATCGTTCGAGCAGAATGTCGAGCGCGAATATGAGCGCAACGGCGAACGCTACGAGTTCCTCAAATGGGGATCGAAAGCGCTCGACAATTTCAAGGTCGTGCCCCCGGGCACCGGCATCTGCCATCAGGTCAACCTAGAATATATCGGTCGCGGCGTCTGGTCGTCGGAGGACCCGGACGGCAACCCCGTCGCCTATCCCGACACGCTCGTCGGCACCGACAGCCATACCACGATGATCAACGGCCTCGGCGTGCTCGGCTGGGGCGTCGGCGGTATCGAGGCGGAAGCGGGCGTGCTCGGCCAGCCGGTTTCCATGCTGATCCCCGAAGTGGTGGGCTTCAAGCTGACCGGGAAGCTTAACGAGGGCATCACCGCCACCGACCTCGTCCTCACCGTCACGCAGATGCTGCGCAAGAAGGGCGTGGTCGGCCGTTTCGTCGAATTCTTCGGTCCCGGCCTGCATGCGCTGACGCTCGCCGACCGCGCGACGATCGCCAACATGGCGCCCGAATATGGTGCGACGTGCGGCTTCTTCCCCATCGACGAAAAGACGATGGAATATATGGCGCTCACCGGCCGCGACGAGGAAACGATCGCGTTGACCGAGGCCTATTGCAAGGCACAGGGCATGTGGCACGATCCCGAGGGGCAGGACCCGGTCTTCACCGACATGCTCGAACTTGACATGACGACCGTGCATGCCAGCCTCGCGGGGCCGAAGCGTCCGCAGGACCGGATTGCGCTGCCGCAGGTCGACGACGCGTTCAACGGCGACCTTGAAAGCGTGTACAAGAAGTCCGCGCCCGCACGCGTCGATGTCGAGGGCCGCGATTACGACATCGGCGACGGCGACGTCGTCATCGCGGCGATCACGAGCTGCACCAACACCTCCAACCCGGCCGTGCTCGTCGCCGCCGGCCTGGTCGCGCGCAAGGCCAACGCATTGGGGCTGAAGACCAAGCCCTGGGTGAAGACCTCGCTCGCGCCGGGCAGCCAGGTCGTCACCGACTATCTCGACAAGGCGGGGCTGACCGACGACCTCAACGCGCTCGGCTTCAACCTGGTGGGTTATGGCTGCACCACCTGCATCGGCAATTCGGGGCCGCTGGCCGAGCCGATTTCCAGGGCGGTCAACGAGGGCGACATCGTCGCCGCCTCGGTGCTGTCGGGCAACCGCAACTTCGAAGGGCGTGTCAGCCCGGACGTGCGCGCCAACTTCCTGGCTTCGCCGCCGCTCGTCGTCGCCTATGCGCTGAAGGGTACGGTGACCGAGGACATGGAAAGCTCGCCGATCGGCCAGGACAAGGACGGAAACGACGTCTTCCTGAAGGACATCTGGCCGACGAACCAGGAGGTCGCCGACATGGTGACCGCCAACATCAACGACGAAATGTTCCGCGACCGCTACGGCGATGTCTATAAGGGCGACGAACACTGGCGCCGCATCGATGTAGAGGGCTCGAACACCTATCAGTGGAACCCCAGCTCCACATATGTTCAGAATCCGCCTTATTTTGAAGGGATGACGATGACCCCGGCGCCCGTGTCGGACGTCATCGAGGCGAAGCCGCTGGCGCTCCTGGGCGATTCGGTCACGACCGACCACATCTCGCCCGCCGGCGCCATCAAGGCGGACAGCCCGGCCGGCATCTACCTGCAGGAACATCAGGTCAGCCGTCAGGAGTTCAATTCCTACGGCTCGCGGCGCGGCAATCACGAGGTGATGATGCGCGGCACCTTCGCCAATATCCGCATCAGGAACGAGATGGTGCCCGGTATCGAGGGCGGCGTGACCAAATATGAAGGCGAGGTCATGCCGATCTACGACGCGGCGATGCGCTACAAGGCCGACGGCACGCCGCTGGTTGTCGTCGCCGGCAAGGAATACGGCACCGGTTCGTCGCGCGACTGGGCGGCCAAGGGCACGATCCTGCTCGGCGTGCGCGCCGTCATCGCCGAGAGCTTCGAGCGCATCCACCGGTCGAACCTGGTCGGTATGGGCGTGCTGCCGCTGCAGTTCGCCGAGGGCGTGACCCGCAACACGCTGAAGCTCGACGGATCGGAAAGCTTCACCATTCGCGGCATCACCGATATTCGCCCGCGTCAGGAGGTCGAGGTGACGCTGACCCGCGCCGACGGCTCCAGCGAGACGTTCATGACGAAGTGCCGCATCGATACGGCGAACGAGCTTGACTATTATCTCAACGGCGGCATCCTGCATTATGTGTTGAGGAAACTCGCCGCTTGAGACCGGCCCTCGGCCTGTTGATGCTTTTTGTCGCCGGGCCGGCGCTCGCCGCGTCGGCACCGGTGGACAATCCGCGCTCGTTGATGGGGCGCTGGTTCATCCGGCATGACAAGGCGATCGTCGCCATCGAACCGTGCGGCAATGCGCTGTGCGGGCGCGTCGAACGTGTGCTGGACAAGGATTTCCCCGAATACGACGTCAACAATTCGGACGCGAGCAAGCGTGATCGGCCGGTCGAGGGCATCAACGTGCTGTTGCAGTTCACCCCTGACCGCGACGACGGGGTGTGGCGCGGCGAGATCTACGACCCCAAATCGGGCCATACCTACCGCTCGCTGATGCAGCGCAAGGGCGCGAAGCTGGAAGTGAAAGGCTGTGTCGGCCCGTTCTGCAAGACGCAGATCTGGCGCCGCGCACCCTAGGTCAAAGCTGCCGGACGCGGCGATAATCGACCCCCGCCGGAATATCGGGACTATGGACTTGCCGGGATGATCGCGTGAAGAAGCCGCTTACCGTCGCACAATTGACCGAATTCGGCCGCGTTCAGCTTTCGCGTACCTTTTTCATGCGCGATTTTCTCTATTCCGACATCGCCGAGATCTACAGGATCTCGAACCTGCCCGACGATCCCGACCTCGCGATCGCCGCCGGCACCCGGCTGTGCCAGGACCTGCTGGAGCCGTTGCAGGATGCCTTCGGCCGGATCGCGATCCGCTCGGCCTATCGCTCGGCAGAGGTCAACGCGACGGGCCATGCAAAGGGGCACAATTGCGCGTCGAACGAGCGCAACGCCGCGCATCATATCTGGGATCAGCGCGACGCCAGGGGGCATATGGGCGCCACCGCCTGCATCGTGGTGCCGAGCTTCGCCAACCGCTTCGACCGGCCGGGCGACTGGAAGCGGCTCGCCTGGTGGGTGCACGATCACCTGCCCTATTCGACGATGGAATTCTTCCCCGTCCGCTGGGCCTGCAACCTGTCCTGGCACGAAGCGCCGGCGCGGATGATCTTCAGCCACGTCCCCAATGATCGCGGCTATCTGACCAAGCCCGGCATGGACAATCACGAAGGCGATCACAGCGCCGAGTGGCGGGAAATATTGCCGTAGAGGTACGTTCCCAGCGGTGAATGCCGTGCCGGACTCTCGGGCCGGTGCCTGTAGAGCCTCGTACCAACTCCACGCGCCTTTCCACCTTCCTTGCGCTCCCGCGCACCTCTCTTGTGCTCCGCGCACTTCCATTGTGCTCCCGCGAAGGCGGGAGCCCAGTCTGAGCGTGGCGGGACAGGGTTTCCGAACCTCCGAAAGCTCAGGCCGATCATGTGCAAATCTGACAGCATTCGCCTCCATATCCCCGGACCGGCGCCCGATCGGGCCGGCTGGTGGAATCCGCCAGCGCGCGCAAATGGCGGCCGGCCGCGGACGGGCGAGATCCCTGCGGGGTACAATCCGCCGCGAAAAGGGAACCGGTTGCCTCGCGCGATCATTGACGGCGCAGGCAACAGGGAGATGGATTGATGATCCGCTTGCATACCGTAGGATTCGGTCTTGCCGCCGCGACCGGGCTTTCGCTGGCGGCGGCAGGCTGCAGCACGACCACGAACGGCCCCATGGCAACGCAGCCCGGCGTCGCTGCGGGAACGGCCGCCACGGCACGGCTGATGACGGCGGACGGCGCGGATGTCGGCACCGCAACGGCGACGGCGCTTTCGGGCGGCGGGGTACGCGTGGCCGTCAACGCGCATGATCTGCCGCCGGGCGCGCACGGTGCTCATATCCATGCCGTGGGACGCTGCGACGCGCCCGATTTCACCTCGGCCGGCGGCCATTGGAATCCGACGGGCAGTCAGCACGGCGTCCAGAACCCGGCCGGCCCGCATGCCGGCGACATGCCCAATCTGCTGATCGGGACGAACGGCGAAGGCTCGCTGGCGGTCAACCTGCCGGCCGGCACCTATAACGGCCTGATGGACGCGGACGGCGCCGCCATGGTGATCCATTCCGGCCCCGACGACATGCGCACCGATCCTTCCGGCAACAGCGGTTCGCGCATCGCCTGCGGCGTCTTCATGCCGGAAGGGATGTGAGGGCCAGCGGTCGGGCGGCGGCTCAACCCAGGGCGTCGTCTTCGCGGTAGCGGATCTGCAGGTAGCGGTCGCGCGTGGCGAGCAGGTTGAGGTCCCCCTCGGCGAGCTGCTCGGTCATCTCGCCGATCTCTTCCTCGATCAGCTTCAGGCCGTCGGTCAACTGCTGATCGGGCGTCCGGCCATTGCGTTCCCTGCGGCGTAGCGGCTCCGGCACGCGTTCATAGCCCTTGATCAGTTCGGGCAGTTGCTCGCCCACCAACTTGCGAACCTCTGCGGCCGCGGGTTCGCGTTCGTCCAGCGTGGCGAGTTGCGGTGCCAGCGTCTCCAGCCTGACCCCGATCGAATCGACCAGCGTCCGCGCCGGCGCGGGCAAGGCGGGGCGACGCTTTTCCAGCCACTGCTCGGTCTGCACCGGCAGCGCCTTGAGCGGCGTCTGCGTCAGCGTTTCGACCGTCACCTCGGGCGCCAGCGGAAAGATGGCGAGCGCCAGGGTGGCCGCGATCAGCAGCGCCATGACCAGGAGCGCCCCGCCCATGCCCAGCGGCACCATCCAGCCGACGACCAGCGCGCCGATGACGATGGCGATGTCGGCCACCGCGATGCGGCCCAGCCGCCTCAGGATTTCCGCCTCGCGCCGCCGCTTCGATCGCGCTTTCAGCGAGGCATAGCGTTCCCGCGTGCGGTCGAGATACTCGCTGGACCGGGCGATCTGGCGGTCGACATCGGTCGGCATGGCGGCTTACATCTCCTCCAGCCGGAAGGGATTGTCGGCCTTTGCGCCGCTCTCGGTATTCTGCGCCGCGCCTTCCGCCCGGGCGATATAGCCCTTCGACTTCTCGACCTCCTTGTCGAGCGTCGTGACGGTGCTCTTCATCGAATCGAGCGCCTTCAGCTTGAAGGTGTCGATCGCGTCCATCGTGTCGTAGATGTTCTGGAAGGCGCGCTGCAGCGTTTCCATCGGGATGGTGGACGCCGCCGCCTGTTCGTGGATCTGCGCGGTCTGGCTCTTCAGCAGCTTGCCGGTCGAATCGATGATGCCGGCGGTCGTCGTGTTGAGCGCGGTGATCTGCTCCAGCACCAGTTTCTGATTGGTCAGCGCCTGCGCGACCGTGACGGCGGTGCGCAGCGCCGCGACCGTGGTGGTCGAGGCGCGGTCGACGCCCTTCACCAGTTCGACATTGTTCTTCTTGACCAGATCGAGCGCGAGATAGCCCTGCACCGTCACCGCCATCTGCGTCAGCAGGTCCTGATGCCGCTGCCGGGTATAGAACAGCGCCGTCTCGCGCAGCGCCTTGGCCTTGGCCGGATCGGTGGCGTCGAGGTCGTTCGCCTTTTCCTCGATCTTGCGGTCCATTTCGGCGGCGATATGGATCATCTGTTCCAGCCGCCCCATCGAGGCCCACAGATTCTGCCGCTCCACGTCGATCGCGGCATTGTCCATCAACAGCTCGTCCTTGCCGGAGGCGAGCGCCTTCAGGATCGAGGCGATATGCGTCTGCGACGATTTATAGCTGTCGAAATAGTTGCGCAGCTTGTTGCCGAACGGAATGATCCCGAACAGTTTCTTCGGCGCGGTCAGATTGCCCTTCCGGCCGGGGTCGAGATCCTCGATCGTGCGGCGCAGTTCGGCCAGGTCGGCGCCGACGCCCGATTCCTGGTCCATGGCGCGCACCGGGCGATCCAGGAAACGGTGCGACTGACCCGCGGCGTCGCGGATTTCCTTCTGCCCCATGCTGGTGATCTGGTCGACGCGCTTGCCGAATTCGGGCGAATTGACGTCCTGCGCGATCAGGTCGGCGATGAAGCCGTCGACCCGCTCGTCGAGCTTGGACCGCGTCTTTTCGTCGACGGGGACGAGGCCGGCGGCCTTGTCCGGGGAAACCTCGGGAACGGGTTCGGGCGCTTCCAGCACCAGATCCTTTTCGGCGGTGGCAGTATCGGTCGCCATGCAATCCCTTCCACGCAAAAATCGTCGCGAAACTAGATGATCCGATTTCGCGAAGGCTTCAACTGTTCTATCTAAATAATACAGCCGGTGATTTCAATGATTGCCGCCGAACGGCGGGGCGGCGGCGGCCGCCTGGGCGGATGACCCTTTCCGCGGCGCAGCATCTGCGCTATGGCGCGCGCGATATAAAGCCTCCCACAATCGGATATCCGTAATGAGCCTCCGCAACGTGGCGATCATCGCCCATGTCGATCACGGCAAGACCACGCTGGTCGACCAGCTTTTCCGCCAGTCCGGCACCTTTCGCGACAATCAGCGCGTCGACGAACGCGCGATGGATTCGAACGACCTGGAAAAGGAACGCGGGATCACGATTCTCGCCAAGTGCACCTCGATCGATTGGCAGGGCACGCGCATCAACATCGTCGACACGCCCGGCCACGCCGATTTCGGCGGCGAGGTGGAGCGCATCCTGTCGATGGTCGACGGCGTCATCCTGCTGGTCGACGCGGCCGAAGGCGCGATGCCGCAGACGAAGTTCGTCACCGGCAAGGCGCTGGCGCTGGGCCTGCAGCCGATCGTCGTCGTCAACAAGATCGACCGGTCGGATGCCCGCGCGCAGGAAGTGCTGGACGAGGTGTTCGACCTGTTCGTGTCGCTCGACGCCAATGACGAACAGCTCGATTTTCCCGTCCTCTTCGCGAGCGGGCGCAGCGGCTATGCCGGCGTCGACGCCGATGTGCGCGAAGGCGACCTGACGCCGCTGTTCGAAACGATCGTCGACCATGTGCCCGAGCCCAATGTGGAGCCCGACGCGCCCTTCACCTTCCTGGTGACGCTGCTCGACCGCGACAATTTCCTCGGCCGCATCCTGACGGGCCGGGTCAAGACGGGCACGGTGAAGCTCAACCAGCCGATCCACGCGCTCGACCGCGACGGCAAGGTGGTCGAGACCGGCCGCGCGTCCAAGCTGATGTCCTTCCGCGGGTTGGAGCGGGTGCCGGTGGAGGAAGCGACCGCCGGCGACATCATCAGCCTGGCCGGCCTGGAAGTCGCGACGGTGGCGAACACCATCGCCGACACTTCGGTCAGCGAGCCGATTCAGGCGCAGCCGATCGATCCGCCGACGCTGTCGATGCGCTTCGCCGTCAACGATTCGCCGCTTGCCGGGCGCGAGGGGACCAAGGTCACCAGCCGCATGATCCGCGACCGCCTGTTCCGGGAGGCCGAGACCAACGTCGCGATCCGCGTGACAGAGGCCGAGGACAAGGACAGTTTCGAGGTCGCCGGCCGCGGCGAGCTGCAGCTCGGCGTGCTGATCGAAACGATGCGGCGCGAGGGCTTCGAACTCGGCATCAGCCGCCCGCGCGTGCTGTTCCGCGAGGAAAATGGCGAGCGTACCGAGCCCTACGAAACCGTGATGATCGACGTCGACGAGGAATATTCCGGCACGGTGGTCGAGAAGATGGCGCTGCGCAAGGCGGAGATGACGGACATGCGGCCCTCCGGCGGCGGCAAGACGCGCATCACCTTTTCCGCGCCGTCGCGCGGCCTTATCGGCTATCACGGCGAATTCCTGTCCGACACGCGCGGCACCGGCATCATGAACCGCGTGTACGAACGCTACGGTCCGCACAAGGGCAAGATTGAAGGCCGGCCCAACGGCGTGCTGATCTCCAACGGCGCGGGCGAGGCGAACGCCTATTCGCTCAACTCGCTGGAGGACCGCGGCGTGCTGATGGTGGGCGCCGGCGAGGTGCTCTACGAAGGCATGATCATCGGCGAGAATGCGAAGCCCGACGACCTCGAGGTCAATCCGATGAAGGCCAAGCAACTCACCAATATCCGTTCCTCGGGCAAGGACGACGCGATCCGCCTGACGCCGCCGCGCCGCATGACGCTGGAACAGGCCATCGCCTATATCGACGATGACGAGCTGGTGGAGGTGACGCCCAAGTCCATCCGCCTGCGCAAGCGCCATCTCGACCCGCACGAACGCAAGCGGGCGGCGCGCGCCAAGGCGGCCTGACGAACGGCGGCGATGGTCAGTCCCCGGCCATCGCCGCGATCGCTTCCCATTCCCGGTCGCTGACCGGTGATACCGACAGGCGCGGCTGTCGCAGCATCGCCATGCCCGCAAGGGCCGGTTCGGCCTTCATTGCCGCCAGCGATACCGCGCGACCGAGCGGCGCCACCGGCTTGACGGCGACCGAGGCCCAGGCGCCCTCCGCGCCGTCCGGCTTCCAGGCGCGCGTGATCTCCGCCACGCCCACCGCCGCCTTTTCCTTGCCGCTGTGATAGAAGAGCGCCCGGTCGCCCGGCTGCATCGCGCGAAGGTGGCGGGCGGCGGCGTTGTTGCGCACCCCGTCCCATTCGGTCGTGCCGTCGCGCATCAGGTCGTGCCAGCTATAGCTTCCCGGCTCGGACTTCAGCAGCCAATAGCGCATGTCGGTTTCCTCTTCCTGCAAGTATTGCGAAGGTAAACGCATGCTGAATGTACGGTTCCGCACCGGTTCAGCCGGTCTCCTGTATAGTATAGATCACAGTCGCACTTCGCTTGGAACGTTTTCGTGGCCGCGGACTGCGATCAGAGCCAGGAGAACCGCAAAGATGAAACAGATGATTATGAAATCCGCGCTTGGGCTCGCGCTCGGTGCGACCGCATTGTCGGTCGCGGCGCCCGCCCAGGCCCAGCATTACCGCCACTATCGCCATCACGACAACGACGCTGCCGGTGCGGCCATTGTCGCCGGCATCGCGGGGCTGGCCATCGGCGCCGCGATCGCCTCGGACGATAACGACCGTTACGATCGCCGCTATCACTATCGCCACGGCTATTATCCTAACAACGGCTATTATGCGCGACGCTATCGCAGCAATTATCGTTATTGCCACATCCGCCGGGTGTGGGACCCCTATCTCCACCGGCCGGTCCGCGTCCGCTATTGCCGATAAGAACTCCGGGGACGGTTCGCCGTCCCCTTTTTATGTGCCGGCCCCTTTCCTGAAGCCCGGCTTTGCGGCAAAGGCGCGCACATGACTGATACACCCCCCGACCGGCTGTCGATCAATCCGCGCAGCCCCCATTTCGATCAGGCCGTACTCGAACGCGGCATCGGCATCCGCTTCAAGGGCAGCGAGCGCCGCGATGTCGAGGAATATTCGATGTCCGAAGGCTGGATCCGCGTCGCGCTCGGCAAGAAGGTCGACCGCCACGGCCAGCCGCTGACGATCAAGCTGACCGGCCCGGTCGAGGCCTATTACCAGGATGCCGAGCAGGCCGAGGATGCGGAAGCCACCGGCCCGCAGGACGTGGCGGACGAGGGCTGAGCGTTTCGCTGCTTATTCTTCGACGAAGATCTTGAGCCGATCCAGCGCGTCTTCCCATTCGGCCGCAACGCGCATGAGATAGGTCTGCGCTTCGGCCACCGCCTCGGGCGCGGCTGAAAACAGCTTTTCGCGGCCGCTGCGCTGTGATCGGACCAGCCCGGCGCGTTCCAGCACGCAGAGGTGCTTGGTGACCGCCTGACGGGTCAGGTCGCGCCCTGCCGACAGGGCGGCGATCGGCCGCGCAACGCCGCCGCCCAACTGTTCGAGCATCGCCAGCCGGGTGCGATCACCCAGCGCCGAAAACAGTTCGGCAGCGCGCGGAATGGCGATGTCAGCCCTCGACATGACGCTCGATATTTTCCATCTGCTGCGCCCAGCCGTCGTCGTTCATCCGTAGCGCAAGGTCCCTTCGTTCAGCAGGGATAGCATCGAAACCCGACTCGCGGACCGTAAGCAGCGTACCGTCTTCGATCGGCGTAAGGAAAAACTCCACCGTCGTCGGCGGCTCTTCCGAATAGTCGTGTTCCGGATCGATTGCATAGGGGTGCCAGGTGAACGCGAACCTTCGCGGCCGCTCCATCGCGATCACGCGGACTTCCCATTTCAGATGTTCATAGCCCGGATAGGTAATGCGTCCGCTTACCTGCCCGCCCTGTGCAAACGCGCGATCGAGCTTCACCCGGAACCAGGCACCGAATTCTTCGTGATCGGTCAGCGCCTTCCAGACGCGATCGACCGACGCGTTCAGGCGGACCTGCTTTTCGATAAAATCGGGCATATATGCAACCTCCTGGCTGCACATATGCCCGCGACCGGCGGAAAGGCAACCAAAAAGTTGCCCATGTCAATGGACGAAGCGGGCGACCACGTCGCGGTAGCTGCGGCTGACCTTCACCTGCGCGCCGGAATCGAGCACCAGGAAACATTCGCCATTGGTGTGCGGCTTGACCTGCTTGACCAGGTCGAGATTGACGATGGTGGACCGGTGGACCCGCTGGAACCGGCGCGGATCGAGCCGCTTTTCCAGATCCTTCATCGTCTCGCGCAGGATCAGCGTGTTGTCGCCGGTATAGATGCACATATA is a window encoding:
- a CDS encoding toxic anion resistance protein; translation: MATDTATAEKDLVLEAPEPVPEVSPDKAAGLVPVDEKTRSKLDERVDGFIADLIAQDVNSPEFGKRVDQITSMGQKEIRDAAGQSHRFLDRPVRAMDQESGVGADLAELRRTIEDLDPGRKGNLTAPKKLFGIIPFGNKLRNYFDSYKSSQTHIASILKALASGKDELLMDNAAIDVERQNLWASMGRLEQMIHIAAEMDRKIEEKANDLDATDPAKAKALRETALFYTRQRHQDLLTQMAVTVQGYLALDLVKKNNVELVKGVDRASTTTVAALRTAVTVAQALTNQKLVLEQITALNTTTAGIIDSTGKLLKSQTAQIHEQAAASTIPMETLQRAFQNIYDTMDAIDTFKLKALDSMKSTVTTLDKEVEKSKGYIARAEGAAQNTESGAKADNPFRLEEM
- the typA gene encoding translational GTPase TypA — translated: MSLRNVAIIAHVDHGKTTLVDQLFRQSGTFRDNQRVDERAMDSNDLEKERGITILAKCTSIDWQGTRINIVDTPGHADFGGEVERILSMVDGVILLVDAAEGAMPQTKFVTGKALALGLQPIVVVNKIDRSDARAQEVLDEVFDLFVSLDANDEQLDFPVLFASGRSGYAGVDADVREGDLTPLFETIVDHVPEPNVEPDAPFTFLVTLLDRDNFLGRILTGRVKTGTVKLNQPIHALDRDGKVVETGRASKLMSFRGLERVPVEEATAGDIISLAGLEVATVANTIADTSVSEPIQAQPIDPPTLSMRFAVNDSPLAGREGTKVTSRMIRDRLFREAETNVAIRVTEAEDKDSFEVAGRGELQLGVLIETMRREGFELGISRPRVLFREENGERTEPYETVMIDVDEEYSGTVVEKMALRKAEMTDMRPSGGGKTRITFSAPSRGLIGYHGEFLSDTRGTGIMNRVYERYGPHKGKIEGRPNGVLISNGAGEANAYSLNSLEDRGVLMVGAGEVLYEGMIIGENAKPDDLEVNPMKAKQLTNIRSSGKDDAIRLTPPRRMTLEQAIAYIDDDELVEVTPKSIRLRKRHLDPHERKRAARAKAA
- a CDS encoding EVE domain-containing protein, translating into MRYWLLKSEPGSYSWHDLMRDGTTEWDGVRNNAAARHLRAMQPGDRALFYHSGKEKAAVGVAEITRAWKPDGAEGAWASVAVKPVAPLGRAVSLAAMKAEPALAGMAMLRQPRLSVSPVSDREWEAIAAMAGD
- a CDS encoding DUF3297 family protein; translation: MTDTPPDRLSINPRSPHFDQAVLERGIGIRFKGSERRDVEEYSMSEGWIRVALGKKVDRHGQPLTIKLTGPVEAYYQDAEQAEDAEATGPQDVADEG
- a CDS encoding ArsR/SmtB family transcription factor, giving the protein MSRADIAIPRAAELFSALGDRTRLAMLEQLGGGVARPIAALSAGRDLTRQAVTKHLCVLERAGLVRSQRSGREKLFSAAPEAVAEAQTYLMRVAAEWEDALDRLKIFVEE
- a CDS encoding SRPBCC family protein, producing the protein MPDFIEKQVRLNASVDRVWKALTDHEEFGAWFRVKLDRAFAQGGQVSGRITYPGYEHLKWEVRVIAMERPRRFAFTWHPYAIDPEHDYSEEPPTTVEFFLTPIEDGTLLTVRESGFDAIPAERRDLALRMNDDGWAQQMENIERHVEG